The Primulina tabacum isolate GXHZ01 chromosome 7, ASM2559414v2, whole genome shotgun sequence genome includes a window with the following:
- the LOC142551076 gene encoding protein NETWORKED 1A-like, producing the protein MATLSQSESRRLYSWWWDSHISPKNSRWLQENLKDMDAKVKSMIKLIEEDADSFARRAEMYYKKRPELMKLVEEFYRAYRALAERYNHATGELRHAHRTIAKAFPDQVLLELFDDSPMKSSAHERDPQTPETQHLPNSFPEIGDSLEDVLGLHMEGLEVEERKKGLKQIYQMLGHNEAVAQSSKSDVVAELSNENLDLKNKVFHETERAGKAESEVQDLKKALADVQAEKEDVLLQYQRCLGTLSNLEGELENAQKDSTRFDEKATKAELEVQTLKEALIQLEVEKNASLIKQKMYLENMSNLESKYSRFQEDVKGFDQRAIQAENETHTLRNEISKLELEMKGVCDRYKQCLQKISDLENIIFATEDEARLLKIQAKRAENEVSELKKALADLHKEKEESTLRYKCCLEIIAKLEKDISSANEDVKHVNNEVLIGTDKLKTAEEKSNLLQMSNQSLRAEADNLMRKIAVKDRELTEKQEDLEKLQMNLQGENSRHAQIEALLENLQHLHSQSQDDQRKLAMELENRLLKIKDLESCKVGLEEEIRKAGDENHCLSEINMSSNVSMENMQNEIVSLREMKERLEHEVSHQMRLSDSFQEEILRLKDEIEGLSRNYQALVKQVEETGLNPKSVTTSVKNLRDENLRLRQISDVDRNQKEILSRKLDNMEELLKKKAFVESSLSDLNGKLEGSRLMVTELQKSCQFLSGEKATLVAEKASLLSQLQAITERMHGLMEKNYVLENSLSTTKVELEGLKEKSKGLEEICELLKNERSNLLMERSTLVLKLENVERILKSLEKRFMGLEVKYADLEKEKEAMNGEMKELKVSLSVEKQERTISEFQSETRLARLENHIHLLQEENEWKKKEFEEELDKALKAQFEIFILQKFVKDMEEKNNSLILECQKHVEASKLAEKLISELESESLEQQVEAELLLEEIESLRLGIYQVFIAIETVLGPSSTNKVGNERIFVRDILENIEDMKRSITKHEADKQKLLVENSVLVVLLKQLESMGTQIESKKMSMEHEFKVMAEKLVVVAKENDELQDANKLLKLNMNEGNQHVALLEAELGSLCAKQGDLHKLYNILQELYSQMNQENKYLLKKIADLQEEKSKMDQHNDVVLVEFLATANQCDVLRSFGNQKIKEVKLLIEDLKRQHEVNDTLENEKKILREELELLKLEKLLLKDSGHRLEMAVQGLNEYNALMKQELLRGKESLIRTEEKLVDTQMKFETSKNLNSSLSKMVDELRSDVQKSQQTQENLEKTVLQISEKNLFQKKEIESLYTVNKNLESELFVLHDKSNEFELWETEAATFYVDLQVSSINEMFLKNKVHELNGTCQNLGNECASKTLEIEEMKGNISLMECQIGVLKSQLLAYAPAVDLLRDDVTFLENKALLQTKVGSAYCQKPERLETTAYSGISISGEFPEAQYSPVPEGILCLQNLQMRIKAVGKLMEQTNKSISSRRRSNSNTNIVEIEESKPRHSLGRDKHEHTRKKGHAGNELSDTPKLQKIRTKTSDVRNGMLMKDIPLDQVKRGNVGASDQMLELWETAEDRNKSQTIGESLRLSFRMTEKDIVYDQLEDVNKKSQPPSTDSDMEKELGVDMLEVSTKMSELSREANSRRILERLSSDAQKLECLHTTVQSLIMKLETSQMNRNVKTVDFETVHDQLMEAEETVVHLADLNGKLVKNIQETRSPSRRTSPELKEAARMRRKKVTEQARKGSESIGRLQLELQKIQYILLKWDEEKKNKGRNKFFHNKTIVLRDFIYNGKKNSGKRKKNLFCGCLRPSTGRIQRSP; encoded by the exons ATGGCAACTTTATCACAGTCCGAATCCAGGCGCTTATATTCTTGGTGGTGGGACAGCCATATAAGCCCGAAGAACTCGAGATGGCTTCAAGAAAATCTGAAAG ACATGGATGCCAAAGTCAAATCCATGATCAAACTCATTGAAGAAGATGCGGATTCATTTGCGAGAAGGGCTGAAATGTACTACAAAAAACGGCCAGAGTTGATGAAATTAGTGGAGGAGTTTTACCGAGCGTATCGTGCGTTAGCTGAAAGATATAACCACGCAACGGGGGAACTTCGCCATGCTCATCGAACAATTGCGAAGGCATTTCCTGATCAAGTACTGCTCGAACTTTTTGACGATTCACCTATGAAATCTTCCGCACATGAAAGAGATCCTCAAACACCTGAAACACAACATCTCCCGAATTCATTTCCTGAAATCGGTGACTCACTTGAGGATGTATTGGGACTTCATATGGAAGGCTTAGAGGTGGAAGAGAGAAAAAAGGGTTTAAAACAGATATATCAAATGCTCGGTCATAATGAAGCAGTGGCCCAGAGTTCAAAATCTGATGTAGTTGCTGAATTATCAAATGAAAATTTGGATCTTAAAAATAAAGTCTTTCATGAGACTGAAAGAGCCGGAAAAGCCGAGAGTGAAGTTCAGGACTTGAAGAAAGCTCTTGCTGATGTTCAAGCTGAAAAAGAAGATGTCCTCCTCCAGTATCAACGGTGTCTCGGAACGCTTTCGAATTTGGAGGGAGAGCTTGAAAATGCACAAAAGGATTCAACGAGGTTTGACGAGAAAGCCACCAAAGCCGAACTTGAAGTTCAGACATTGAAGGAAGCGCTTATACAGTTAGAGGTGGAAAAAAATGCCAGTTTGATCAAACAGAAGATGTATTTGGAAAATATGTCTAACCTGGAGTCAAAGTATTCTCGATTCCAAGAAGATGTCAAGGGATTTGACCAACGAGCAATTCAAGCAGAAAATGAAACTCACACTCTGAGAAATGAAATCTCAAAGTTGGAGCTTGAAATGAAAGGAGTTTGTGATCGGTACAAACAGTGTCTTCAAAAAATATCAGATCTAGAGAACATAATTTTCGCAACAGAAGATGAAGCAAGACTGCTCAAGATACaagcaaaaagagctgaaaATGAAGTCTCTGAGCTAAAAAAGGCTTTGGCTGATCTACACAAGGAGAAGGAAGAATCGACTCTTCGATACAAGTGCTGCTTGGAGATAATAGCCAAACTCGAGAAAGATATATCTAGCGCCAATGAAGATGTTAAACACGTTAATAATGAAGTCCTGATTGGCACTGATAAACTCAAAACGGCTGAAGAAAAGTCTAATCTGCTGCAGATGTCGAACCAGTCATTGCGAGCGGAGGCAGATAATCTAATGAGGAAGATAGCGGTAAAAGATCGAGAGCTTACTGAGAAGCAAGAGGATTTGGAGAAACTTCAGATGAATTTGCAAGGTGAAAACTCTCGACATGCACAAATTGAAGCCCTTCTTGAGAATTTACAGCATTTGCATTCTCAATCtcaagatgatcagagaaagctTGCAATGGAGCTAGAAAACAGGCTGCTGAAGATAAAGGATCTAGAATCATGCAAAGTTGGCTTGGAAGAGGAAATTCGGAAGGCCGGGGATGAAAATCATTGTTTGAGTGAAATAAACATGTCGTCAAATGTTTCTATGGAGAACATGCAGAACGAGATTGTTAGCTTAAGGGAGATGAAGGAGAGGCTCGAGCACGAAGTTTCACATCAAATGAGGCTGAGTGATTCTTTTCAGGAGGAAATTCTACGCTTGAAAGACGAGATCGAAGGCTTGAGTAGGAACTACCAGGCATTAGTTAAACAAGTGGAAGAAACAGGTCTGAACCCGAAAAGTGTCACGACATCAGTCAAGAACTTAAGGGATGAGAACTTAAGGCTAAGACAAATATCTGATGTGGACAGGAATCAAAAAGAAATTCTTTCAAGAAAGCTGGATAACATGGAAGAACTTTTGAAGAAAAAGGCATTTGTAGAAAGCTCGCTATCGGATTTGAATGGCAAGCTGGAGGGCTCTCGTTTAATGGTGACGGAATTGCAAAAATCTTGTCAATTTCTCAGTGGCGAAAAAGCCACACTTGTTGCTGAGAAAGCTTCTCTCTTGTCTCAGTTGCAGGCCATAACTGAGAGGATGCATGGTTTAatggaaaaaaattatgttCTTGAGAATTCTCTCTCAACTACAAAAGTCGAACTTGAAGGTCTGAAGGAAAAATCTAAAGGTCTTGAAGAAATCTGTGAATTGCTGAAGAATGAAAGGTCTAATCTTTTGATGGAAAGGAGCACCCTGGTTTTGAAGTTGGAAAACGTCGAGAGAATACTGAAAAGCCTGGAGAAAAGATTTATGGGGTTGGAAGTGAAATATGCTGATCTAGAGAAGGAGAAGGAGGCCATGAATGGAGAAATGAAAGAACTGAAGGTTTCATTGAGTGTCGAGAAGCAAGAACGAACAATCTCAGAGTTCCAAAGTGAGACAAGGTTGGCTAGACTCGAAAACCATATTCATCTCCTGCAAGAAGAAAATGAATGGAAGAAGAAGGAATTTGAAGAGGAACTTGATAAAGCTCTGAAAGCCCAGTTTGAGATTTTCATATTGCAGAAGTTCGTTAAAGACATGGAAGAGAAAAATAACTCTCTGATTCTTGAGTGTCAAAAGCATGTTGAGGCATCAAAATTGGCGGAAAAGCTTATTTCTGAGCTGGAGAGTGAAAGTCTTGAGCAGCAAGTCGAAGCTGAACTACTGTTGGAAGAAATCGAAAGTCTAAGATTGGGTATATATCAAGTGTTCATTGCTATCGAAACTGTTCTTGGACCCTCTTCCACTAACAAGGTTGGAAACGAGCGAATATTTGTGCGCGATATTCTTGAAAACATCGAGGATATGAAACGTTCCATCACTAAACACGAGGCTGATAAGCAGAAACTTTTGGTTGAGAACTCGGTTTTGGTTGTCCTTCTAAAGCAGTTGGAATCCATGGGGACACAAATCGAGTCGAAGAAAATGAGCATGGAACATGAGTTCAAAGTCATGGCTGAGAAGCTTGTTGTGGTTGCAAAAGAAAACGACGAACTCCAAGATGCTAACAAGCTATTGAAACTAAACATGAATGAGGGTAACCAACATGTGGCCCTACTCGAGGCTGAATTGGGGAGTCTTTGTGCCAAACAGGGTGATTTGCATAAACTTTACAATATTTTACAAGAACTGTACTCTCAAATGAATCAAGAAAACAAATATTTGCTGAAGAAAATTGCTGATCTCCAGGAAGAGAAAAGTAAGATGGATCAGCATAATGATGTGGTACTTGTTGAATTTTTAGCCACTGCTAATCAATGTGATGTTTTAAGGAGCTTTGGGAATCAGAAAATTAAAGAAGTGAAGTTACTTATTGAAGATCTGAAGAGACAACACGAAGTCAATGATACCCttgaaaatgaaaagaaaatattgagaGAGGAGCTCGAGTTGCTGAAGCTGGAAAAGTTGCTTCTCAAAGATTCTGGTCATAGGTTGGAGATGGCGGTGCAAGGATTAAACGAATATAATGCTCTGATGAAGCAGGAACTCTTACGAGGCAAGGAGAGTTTAATCCGAACAGAAGAAAAGCTCGTGGACACACAAATGAAATTTGAAACTTCCAAAAATTTGAACTCATCGTTGTCTAAAATGGTTGATGAGCTGCGGAGTGATGTTCAAAAGTCACAACAGACACAGGAAAATCTTGAAAAGACCGTACTTCAGATTTCCGAGAAGAATTTATTTCAGAAAAAGGAAATCGAGAGTCTTTATACGGTCAACAAAAACTTAGAGTCTGAACTTTTCGTTCTCCATGATAAGAGCAACGAGTTTGAGCTATGGGAGACAGAGGCAGCAACATTTTATGTTGATCTTCAAGtatcttctatcaatgaaatgtttttgaaaaataaggTCCACGAGCTTAATGGAACATGTCAAAATCTTGGGAATGAATGTGCTTCTAAAACGTTGGAGATTGAAGAGATGAAAGGAAACATTTCTTTGATGGAGTGTCAAATAGGCGTGTTAAAGTCACAGCTTTTAGCATATGCTCCAGCTGTTGATTTGCTGAGAGATGATGTCACATTCCTTGAGAATAAGGCGCTTCTACAAACCAAAGTTGGATCAGCCTACTGTCAAAAGCCAGAG CGTTTGGAAACTACTGCTTATTCTGGTATAAGTATATCTGGAGAATTTCCTGAAGCTCAGTATTCCCCAGTGCCTGAGGGAATATTATGTCTGCAAAACCTGCAgatgagaattaaagcagttgGAAAGTTAATGGAACAAACAAACAAGTCCATCTCCTCCAGGAGGAGATCTAACTCCAATACCAATATCGTCGAGATTGAGGAGTCAAAACCACGGCATAGCTTGGGCCGAGACAAACATGAGCATACGAGAAAGAAAGGGCATGCAGGAAATGAGCTTAGTGATACTCCCAAGTTGCAGAAAATACGAACCAAAACCTCTGACGTTCGTAATGGGATGCTAATGAAAGATATTCCTCTGGACCAAGTCAAGAGAGGTAATGTTGGAGCTTCAGATCAAATGCTCGAGCTTTGGGAGACGGCTGAGGATCGAAACAAAAGCCAAACAATTGGTGAATCATTAAGGTTGTCGTTCAGAATGACAGAAAAGGATATTGTTTACGATCAACTTGAGGATGTAAATAAAAAATCCCAGCCTCCATCCACCGATTCAGACATGGAGAAAGAGCTGGGTGTGGATATGTTGGAGGTGTCAACGAAAATGAGCGAGCTTAGTAGAGAAGCAAACAGCAGGAGGATTTTAGAGAGACTTTCCTCTGATGCCCAGAAGCTGGAGTGTCTCCACACGACAGTTCAAAGCTTGATAATGAAATTGGAGACGAGCCAAATGAATAGAAATGTAAAGACTGTTGATTTTGAAACTGTGCACGATCAACTAATGGAAGCTGAAGAAACCGTGGTACATCTGGCAGATTTGAACGGAAAACTCGTCAAGAATATACAAGAGACACGATCTCCCAGCAGACGAACATCGCCAGAGCTGAAAGAGGCTGCCAGAATGCGGAGAAAGAAAGTGACAGAACAGGCACGGAAAGGGTCAGAAAGTATTGGCAGGTTGCAACTCGAGCTTCAAAAAATTCAGTACATCCTGTTGAAATGGGATGAAGAGAAGAAAAACAAAGGGAGAAACAAGTTCTTCCATAACAAAACGATTGTTCTGAGGGATTTCATATACAACGGGAAGAAAAACAGCGGGAAGCGTAAGAAGAATCTGTTCTGTGGATGTCTAAGGCCGTCAACTGGTAGAATTCAAAGGAGCCCTTAA